In Ailuropoda melanoleuca isolate Jingjing chromosome 4, ASM200744v2, whole genome shotgun sequence, the following proteins share a genomic window:
- the CHAF1A gene encoding chromatin assembly factor 1 subunit A has product MLEDLECGAPGARGATAAMDCKDRPAFPVKKLIQARLPFKRLNLVPKEKSEDGLDDTRSSEGTPAQSQVPDLETALDTLENSCHMGSDIDCSPKLVNGKGPLDNFLRSRVKTNIDQSMVIIDLTEDSSDQRDGVATHSKLDAAACPSEEAVTGVREEAGGDRGLLEASLEDELMCPEETLSDLPCKTEKEGAGSRGAESNGDGQKGSPPSCPVLTGALRTRSEKDRDGWSEAGGILFKGKVPVVVLQDILAAKPPQAKSPPTTPAERGLPSESEMLESGPEEDSVLSHSSRGSSSPTSSPEGQSASKKQHGSPRPSPTSTPIRRITKKLVKASAEKDKLRLQRDKERLGKQLKLRAKKEEKEKLKEEAKRAKEEARKKKEEEKELKEKERREKREKDEKEKAEKQRLKEERRKERQEALEAKLEEKRKKEEEKRLREEEKRIKAEKAEITRFFQKPKTPQAPKTLAGSCGKFAPFEIKEHMVLAPRFRTAFDHDLCDQLDQLLQQQSGEFSFLKDLKGRQPLRSGPTMVSNRNTNIHNSDVVIVESGKVDGVPERRKFGRMKLLQFSENHRPAYWGTWNKKTTVIHPRDPWAQDRKLLDYEVDSDEEWEEEEPGESLSHSEGDDDDEVGEDEDEDDGFFVPHGYLSEDEGVTEECADPENHKVRQKLKAKEWDEFLAKGKRFRVLQPVKIGCVWAADRDGGADLKVLQQFTACLLDTVPPEEEQTPQASKREKRDQQILAQLLPLLHGNVNGSKVIIREFQERCRRGLLSGDSGSPDSSSASPPSPSSSRPQTPTASEDAAVPSKARLKRIISENSVYEKRPDFRMCWYVHPQVLKTFDQEHLPVPCQWSYVTMVPSATREDSGSVPATGPGQGTPVSLKRKSAGSMCITQFMKKRRHDGQVGAGDLDGFQADTEEEEEEDGDCVILDISDVGEAPAPCGTTSGAGGSVAMDTSESPVPASSLGPC; this is encoded by the exons CCATGGATTGCAAAGACAGACCAGCTTTTCCAGTCAAGAAGTTAATACAAG CTCGTCTGCCCTTCAAGCGCCTGAATCTTGTCCCAAAGGAGAAGAGCGAGGACGGGCTGGATGACACGAGGAGCTCTGAGGGCACTCCTGCACAAAGCCAAGTACCTGATCTTGAGACCGCTTTGGACACCTTGGAGAACAGCTGTCATATGGGTTCTGACATAGACTGTAGTCCAAAACTTGTCAATGGGAAGGGTCCCTTAGATAACTTTTTAAGAAGTAGAGTCAAAACCAATATTGACCAGAGCATGGTCATCATTGATTTGACAGAGGACTCGAGTGACCAACGAGATGGCGTTGCGACCCACAGTAAACTAGATGCCGCAGCCTGTCCCTCCGAGGAGGCTGTAACTGGGGTCAGAGAAGAAGCCGGAGGTGACAGGGGGCTGCTGGAGGCCAGTCTGGAGGACGAGCTGATGTGTCCAGAGGAGACCCTTTCAGACTTGCCAtgcaaaacagagaaggagggtgCTGGCTCCAGGGGCGCAGAGAGCAATGGAGATGGGCAGAAAGGCTCGCCCCCAAGCTGCCCTGTGCTGACAGGTGCTCTGAGAACACGCTCCGAGAAGGACCGGGATGGTTGGAGTGAAGCCGGGGGCATCCTGTTCAAAGGGAAGGTGCCCGTGGTGGTTTTGCAGGACATCCTGGCTGCAAAACCTCCTCAAGCCAAGTCTCCTCCCACGACACCTGCAGAGCGGGGCCTGCCCTCTGAGAGCGAGATGCTGGAGTCCGGCCCTGAAGAAGACTCTGTTCTTAGCCACTCGTCCCGGGGTTCTTCCTCTCCTACCAGCTCACCTGAGGGGCAGTCAGCTTCCAAAAAGCAGCACGGCAGTCCCagaccctcccccacctccacacctATCCGCAGG ATAACTAAGAAACTGGTCAAAGCTTCTGCAGAGAAGGACAAGCTCAGACTGCAAAGA GATAAGGAGCGTTTGGGCAAGCAGCTCAAGTTACGggccaagaaagaagaaaaggagaagctgaAGGAGGAGGCCAAGCGGGCCAAGGAAGAagccaggaagaaaaaggaggaagagaaggagctgaaggagaaggagaggcgtgagaaaagggagaaggatgaaaaggagaaggcagagaagcagcGGCTCAAGGAGGAGCGGCGCAAGGAGCGCCAGGAAGCGCTGGA GGCGAagctggaggagaagaggaaaaaggaagaagaaaaacggTTGCGGGAAGAAGAGAAG CGCATTAAAGCAGAGAAGGCCGAAATCACAAGGTTCTTTCAGAAGCCAAAGACCCCACAGGCCCCCAAG ACCCTGGCCGGCTCCTGTGGGAAATTCGCCCCTTTTGAGATTAAAGAACACATGGTTCTCGCCCCCCGGTTCCGGACTGCCTTCGACCACGACCTCTGTGATCAGTTGGACCAGCTCCTCCAGCAACAGAGTGGCGAGTTCTCCTTCCTGAAAGATCTGAAAGGCCGGCAGCCCCTCAGGTCCGGACCCACCATGGTTTCAAACCgaaacacaaatattcataaCAG CGATGTGGTGATCGTGGAGAGTGGCAAGGTGGACGGCGTTCCTGAGAGGAGGAAGTTCGGCAGGATGAAGCTTCTACAGTTTTCCGAGAATCACCGGCCGGCATACTGGGGGACGTGGAATAAGAAGACGACCGTCATCCATCCAAGGGACCCCTGGGCCCAAGACAGG AAGCTCCTGGACTATGAGGTGGACAGTGACgaggagtgggaagaggaggagccGGGAGAGTCCCTCTCCCACAGCGAGGGG gatgatgatgatgaagtgggagaggatgaagatGAGGATGATGGTTTTTTTGTGCCCCATGGATACCTGTCTGAGGACGAGGGAGTAACTGAG GAGTGTGCTGACCCGGAGAACCACAAGGTTCGCCAGAAACTGAAGGCCAAAGAGTGGGACGAGTTCTTGGCAAAGGGGAAGAGGTTCCGCGTGCTCCAGCCCGTGAAGATCGGCTGCGTCTGGGCGGCTGACCGGGACGGCGGTGCCGACCTGAAGGTGCTGCAGCAGTTCACGGCGTGCCTTCTGGACACCGTCCCCCCCGAGGAGGAGCAGACGCCCCAGGCCTCCAAGCGGGAGAAGAGAGACCAGCAGA TCCTGGCACAGCTGCTCCCACTGCTGCACGGGAACGTGAACGGAAGCAAAGTGATCATCCGGGAGTTCCAGGAGCGCTGCCGCCGGgggctgctcagcggggactcggGCAGTCCTGACAGCAGCTCTGCCAGCccgcccagccccagctcctcccgCCCGCAGACGCCCACTGCCAGCGAGGACGCCGCCGTCCCCTCCAAGGCCAGGCTCAAGCGGATCATTTCTGAGAACTCGGTGTACGAGAAGAGGCCTGATTTCAGGATGTGCTGGTACGTCCACCCGCAGGTGCTGAAGACCTTTGACCAGGAGCACCTGCCCGTGCCGTGCCAGTGGAGTTACGTCACCATGGTGCCCTCGGCCACCAGGGAGGACAGTGGCAGCGTCCCCGCCACGGGGCCCGGCCAGGGGACGCCTGTGTCGCTGAAGCGGAAGTCAGCCGGCAGCATGTGCATCACCCAGTTCATGAAGAAGCGCAGGCACGACGggcag GTTGGAGCCGGGGACCTGGATGGCTTCCAGGCGGAcacggaggaggaggaagaggaggatggcGACTGTGTGATCCTGGACATCTCGGATGTTGGGG AGGCCCCGGCCCCGTGTGGAACCACTTCTGGAGCTGGGGGGTCCGTGGCAATGGACACCAGTGAGAGCCCCGTGCCCGCCAGCTCGCTCGGCCCCTGCTGA